The Brevundimonas sp. SORGH_AS_0993 genome segment ATAGACCGGACAGCCCGACCCTGGCCGCCGTCAAACGGCGCGGGCGGTTGAACTGCGGCGTGCATCAGGGTCTGGTCGGCTTCGCCTATACCGACAATCGCGGCCAGTGGCGGGGATTCGACGCCGACTTCTGCCGCGCGATGGCGGCGGCGATCCTGGGAGACGGCGATGCGGCGCGGTTCGTACCCCTGTCGGCGGCGGATCGGTTCGAGGCGCTGAACGACGGCCGGATCGACGTGCTGTGGCGCAACTCGTCCTGGACCATGACGCGCAATGCGGGCGAAGGCTTCGTCTTCGCCGGGATCAACTATTACGACGGCCAGGGCTTTCTGGTCCGCAGGTCGCTGAACCTGAACAGCGCGGCCGAACTGAACGGCGCCCGGGTCTGCGTCCAGGCCGGATCGACGGCCCAGGCGAACGCCGACGACTTCTTCCGCTCGCGCGGCGTGGCCTATCGCCCCGTGATCCTGCCGACCGAGGAGGCGGCCCGCGACTCCTATGGCCGCGAGGACTGCGACGCCTTCAGCGCCGACATTTCGGCCCTGGCGGCGGCGCGGACGGTCCTGGCCGACCCGCAGGCGCACACGATATTGTCGGACGTGGTGTCCAAGGAGCCACTGGGGCCGGTCGTCCGCGCGGGGGATGAACGCTGGGCCGACGTGGTCCGCTGGACCCTCAACGCCGTCGTCCTGG includes the following:
- a CDS encoding amino acid ABC transporter substrate-binding protein, which produces MRVLTIGAMTAALWVAACGDRPAAPPPEKTETPTRPVATTDRPDSPTLAAVKRRGRLNCGVHQGLVGFAYTDNRGQWRGFDADFCRAMAAAILGDGDAARFVPLSAADRFEALNDGRIDVLWRNSSWTMTRNAGEGFVFAGINYYDGQGFLVRRSLNLNSAAELNGARVCVQAGSTAQANADDFFRSRGVAYRPVILPTEEAARDSYGREDCDAFSADISALAAARTVLADPQAHTILSDVVSKEPLGPVVRAGDERWADVVRWTLNAVVLAEELGVTQENVRDLSKTATDPRVRRFVGLEGDYGAMLGLSKTWAADAVGAVGHYGQIFDRNLGGKSPLNLERGLNAQWNARPAGLMYGLPIR